The Malaclemys terrapin pileata isolate rMalTer1 chromosome 24, rMalTer1.hap1, whole genome shotgun sequence genome contains a region encoding:
- the SHC2 gene encoding SHC-transforming protein 2 isoform X1: MLTEPKYGRFRNGSVTPSEDPAMSSKVAAATPAPSPPASLAHPCPPLGEAHLPEEQEAVTTFCMLIPKIPQWKFSSPSGFLSRSPSSASKDLSSPAKPGGPGEAGGTSSGLAAVLSACEPVCHSPCSLQVMNRFRGGGGRKAARVEGVKLAGEEWNRKGSFINKPAQGWLHPDERVLGPGVSYIVRYMGCIEVLRSMRSLDFNTRTQVTREAINRLYEAVPGVKGAWKKKAPNKALFSILGKNNLRFAGMSITVNISIDGLNLMIPTTRQIIANHHMQSISFASGGDTDMTDYVAYVAKDPINQRACHILECCDGLAQSIISTVGQAFELRFKQYLHSPPKVVVPPDRVMGTEESAWGDEEETADHDYYNSIPGKEPPLGGLVDSRLRHGTLLGHVHSQPSCAGHFSQVGFPARRDQNSHPGSHWDSDAPGQSCDGYLQADGQPLGCRDYEEHMYVNTQCLDGWEHEASPPKDLFDMRPFEDALKLHESTVAGGGSPPLEDQWPSPPTRKAPVAPTEEQLKREPWYHGKMSRRDAEKLLQMDGDFLVRDSITNPGQYVLTGMDGGQPKHLLLVDPEGVVRTKDVLFESISHLINYHLQNEQPIVAAESELHLRQVVKRKQ; the protein is encoded by the exons ATGCTAACGGAGCCCAAGTATGGGCGCTTTCGCAATGGCTCAGTGACGCCCTCGGAGGACCCAGCCATGAGCAGCAAGGTCGCGGCGGCCACCCCGGCCCCCTCGCCGCCCGCCTCCCTGGCCCACCCGTGCCCCCCGCTGGGCGAAGCCCACTTGCCGGAGGAGCAGGAGGCCGTGACCACCTTCTGCATGCTGATCCCCAAGATTCCCCAGTGGAAGTTCTCCAGCCCCTCCGGCTTCCTGAGCCGCAGCCCTTCCAGCGCCAGCAAGGACCTGTCGTCCCCGGCTAAGCCCGGGGGCCCCGGAGAGGCAGGAGGGACCTCCTCCGGCCTGGCTGCTGTCCTGAGTGCCTGTGAGCCTGTCTGCCACTCTCCTTGTTCTCTGCAGGTGATGAACCGGTTccgaggagggggagggaggaaggcggCTCGGGTCGAGGGGGTCAAACTGGCCGGAGAGGAATGGAACCGGAAAGGTAGCTTCATCAATAAACCGGCGCAGGGCTGGCTCCATCCGGACGAACGGGTCCTGGGACCGGGGGTCTCCTACATCGTCAGG TACATGGGCTGCATTGAAGTGCTGCGCTCCATGCGATCTCTTGACTTTAACACCCGGACGCAGGTTACCAG GGAAGCCATCAACAGACTGTACGAGGCGGTGCCTGGGGTCAAAGGGGCCTGGAAGAAGAAG GCACCCAACAAAGCCCTCTTCTCCATCCTGGGCAAGAACAACCTGCGCTTCGCTGGGATGAGCATCACTGTCAACATCTCCATCGACGGGCTCAACCTCATGATCCCCACCACCCGGCAG ATCATTGCCAACCACCACATGCAGTCCATCTCCTTCGCCTCGGGGGGAGACACG GACATGACAGACTACGTGGCCTATGTGGCAAAGGATCCCATTAACCAAAGAG CCTGCCACATCCTGGAATGCTGTGACGGGCTGGCTCAGAGCATCATCAGCACGGTGGGACAGGCCTTCGAGCTGCGCTTCAAGCAGTATCTGCACAGCCCCCCCAAGGTGGTGGTGCCGCCGGACAG GGTAATGGGGACCGAGGAATCCGCGTGGGGCGACGAAGAGGAGACGGCCGACCACGACTACTACAACAGCATCCCGGGGAAGGAGCCTCCCCTGGGGGGACTCGTCGACTCTCGGCTCAGGCACGGGACGTTGCTGGGCCACGTGCACTCCCAGCCCTCCTGCGCCGGTCACTTCAGCCAG GTTGGATTTCCTGCCAGAAGAGACCAGAACAGCCACCCAGGCTCCCACTGGGACAGCGACGCTCCCG GCCAGTCCTGCGATGGCTACCTCCAGGCAGACGGCCAGCCCCTCGGATGCCGCGACTACGAGGAGCACATGTACGTCAACACGCAGTGCCTGGACGGCTGGGAGCACGAGGCGAGCCCCCCCAAGGATCTCTTTGACATGA GGCCTTTCGAAGACGCCCTAAAGCTGCACGAGTCCACGGTGGCTGGCGGGGGCAGCCCTCCCCTTGAGGACCAGTGGCCCAGCCCGCCCACCCGGAAGGCTCCCGTCGCCCCCACGGAAGAGCAGCTGAAGCGGGAGCCCTGGTACCACGGGAAGATGAGCCGGCGAGACGCCGAGAAGCTGCTGCAGATGGACGGGGACTTCCTGGTGAGGGACAGCATCACCAACCCCGGGCAGTACGTCCTGACGGGCATGGACGGCGGGCAGCCCAAGCACCTGCTGCTGGTGGATCCCGAGGGCGTG GTGAGGACCAAGGACGTCCTGTTCGAGAGCATCAGCCACCTGATCAACTACCACCTGCAGAACGAGCAGCCCATTGTGGCGGCGGAGAGCGAGCTGCACCTGAGGCAGGTGGTGAAGAGGAAGCAGTGA
- the SHC2 gene encoding SHC-transforming protein 2 isoform X2 — translation MNRFRGGGGRKAARVEGVKLAGEEWNRKGSFINKPAQGWLHPDERVLGPGVSYIVRYMGCIEVLRSMRSLDFNTRTQVTREAINRLYEAVPGVKGAWKKKAPNKALFSILGKNNLRFAGMSITVNISIDGLNLMIPTTRQIIANHHMQSISFASGGDTDMTDYVAYVAKDPINQRACHILECCDGLAQSIISTVGQAFELRFKQYLHSPPKVVVPPDRVMGTEESAWGDEEETADHDYYNSIPGKEPPLGGLVDSRLRHGTLLGHVHSQPSCAGHFSQVGFPARRDQNSHPGSHWDSDAPEPAGAHCRARVCLPGQSCDGYLQADGQPLGCRDYEEHMYVNTQCLDGWEHEASPPKDLFDMRPFEDALKLHESTVAGGGSPPLEDQWPSPPTRKAPVAPTEEQLKREPWYHGKMSRRDAEKLLQMDGDFLVRDSITNPGQYVLTGMDGGQPKHLLLVDPEGVVRTKDVLFESISHLINYHLQNEQPIVAAESELHLRQVVKRKQ, via the exons ATGAACCGGTTccgaggagggggagggaggaaggcggCTCGGGTCGAGGGGGTCAAACTGGCCGGAGAGGAATGGAACCGGAAAGGTAGCTTCATCAATAAACCGGCGCAGGGCTGGCTCCATCCGGACGAACGGGTCCTGGGACCGGGGGTCTCCTACATCGTCAGG TACATGGGCTGCATTGAAGTGCTGCGCTCCATGCGATCTCTTGACTTTAACACCCGGACGCAGGTTACCAG GGAAGCCATCAACAGACTGTACGAGGCGGTGCCTGGGGTCAAAGGGGCCTGGAAGAAGAAG GCACCCAACAAAGCCCTCTTCTCCATCCTGGGCAAGAACAACCTGCGCTTCGCTGGGATGAGCATCACTGTCAACATCTCCATCGACGGGCTCAACCTCATGATCCCCACCACCCGGCAG ATCATTGCCAACCACCACATGCAGTCCATCTCCTTCGCCTCGGGGGGAGACACG GACATGACAGACTACGTGGCCTATGTGGCAAAGGATCCCATTAACCAAAGAG CCTGCCACATCCTGGAATGCTGTGACGGGCTGGCTCAGAGCATCATCAGCACGGTGGGACAGGCCTTCGAGCTGCGCTTCAAGCAGTATCTGCACAGCCCCCCCAAGGTGGTGGTGCCGCCGGACAG GGTAATGGGGACCGAGGAATCCGCGTGGGGCGACGAAGAGGAGACGGCCGACCACGACTACTACAACAGCATCCCGGGGAAGGAGCCTCCCCTGGGGGGACTCGTCGACTCTCGGCTCAGGCACGGGACGTTGCTGGGCCACGTGCACTCCCAGCCCTCCTGCGCCGGTCACTTCAGCCAG GTTGGATTTCCTGCCAGAAGAGACCAGAACAGCCACCCAGGCTCCCACTGGGACAGCGACGCTCCCG AGCCTGCCGGCGCTCACTGCAGGGCACGGGTGTGTCTTCCAGGCCAGTCCTGCGATGGCTACCTCCAGGCAGACGGCCAGCCCCTCGGATGCCGCGACTACGAGGAGCACATGTACGTCAACACGCAGTGCCTGGACGGCTGGGAGCACGAGGCGAGCCCCCCCAAGGATCTCTTTGACATGA GGCCTTTCGAAGACGCCCTAAAGCTGCACGAGTCCACGGTGGCTGGCGGGGGCAGCCCTCCCCTTGAGGACCAGTGGCCCAGCCCGCCCACCCGGAAGGCTCCCGTCGCCCCCACGGAAGAGCAGCTGAAGCGGGAGCCCTGGTACCACGGGAAGATGAGCCGGCGAGACGCCGAGAAGCTGCTGCAGATGGACGGGGACTTCCTGGTGAGGGACAGCATCACCAACCCCGGGCAGTACGTCCTGACGGGCATGGACGGCGGGCAGCCCAAGCACCTGCTGCTGGTGGATCCCGAGGGCGTG GTGAGGACCAAGGACGTCCTGTTCGAGAGCATCAGCCACCTGATCAACTACCACCTGCAGAACGAGCAGCCCATTGTGGCGGCGGAGAGCGAGCTGCACCTGAGGCAGGTGGTGAAGAGGAAGCAGTGA